A section of the Deltaproteobacteria bacterium genome encodes:
- a CDS encoding cytochrome c biogenesis protein has protein sequence MSEFEIVFLAAAAFLYLFSITAFFLNLKRTLILYVILPLAIAAQLASAAIRWYQAGHPPVFGTYEATLAASWFMAAATFLAVNSYRKSELLIPCMLFLALLHIVYGLTFNTAHIPLTISEQSIWVDLHALFSWLAYGAYCIAFVLSLFYLAKDRALLAGNLPSPEMLDELIFKYMTLGFIFHTTMFALGSYYSSILYGKWFVWDPVTILWLISWLFYGLIIHLRLFYGWTREKMARLVIVAMVTILAGYWSLVYIPWATYHIFDIDLKMHG, from the coding sequence ATGTCTGAATTTGAAATAGTTTTCCTGGCTGCCGCTGCGTTCCTCTATCTTTTTTCAATTACAGCCTTCTTCCTTAATCTTAAAAGAACGCTCATTCTCTATGTGATACTTCCACTGGCTATTGCGGCGCAGCTTGCATCGGCTGCAATCCGCTGGTATCAGGCGGGCCATCCCCCTGTATTCGGCACCTATGAGGCGACCCTTGCCGCATCGTGGTTTATGGCGGCAGCCACCTTCCTTGCTGTTAACAGCTACAGAAAGAGTGAACTGCTTATCCCTTGTATGCTTTTCCTGGCTTTACTACACATTGTCTATGGTCTGACTTTTAATACCGCCCATATACCCCTTACTATTTCGGAACAGAGCATCTGGGTCGATCTTCATGCGCTCTTTTCCTGGCTTGCCTATGGCGCGTACTGTATCGCTTTTGTTTTGTCTCTCTTTTATCTGGCTAAAGACCGGGCCTTGCTTGCCGGGAACCTCCCTTCACCGGAGATGCTGGATGAACTCATTTTCAAATATATGACCCTTGGTTTTATTTTTCATACAACCATGTTTGCGCTCGGTTCCTACTATTCATCCATTCTCTACGGCAAGTGGTTTGTCTGGGACCCGGTAACCATTCTCTGGCTCATTTCATGGCTTTTTTACGGTCTTATTATTCACTTAAGGCTTTTTTACGGCTGGACGAGGGAAAAAATGGCCCGGCTTGTCATTGTCGCTATGGTAACGATTCTGGCAGGATACTGGTCACTCGTTTATATTCCCTGGGCGACGTACCATATTTTTGACATTGATCTGAAAATGCACGGGTGA
- the ccsA gene encoding cytochrome c biogenesis protein CcsA, with protein MTNIEAIFIWIALYIYFSSFIAFLWGFVFKKEKPVIWGWRLALIGYLPHNISMIIRWVETGHAPVMRSYENATLGAWFILLIYFTIRWRSKKLEILGIAIVPIILLMIGNGIMSKPYLEPLSPPFRSNWLILHVLFAWIAYGTFCIMAALGMVYLLKSRALAAGKEIPFYERFPDLNILDYLLVKTAIFGFIALSVGVGAGAIWAYGLWGRYWGWDPIETWSLITWLVYAIYIHLGVTLGWKGKRMAWLAIVSIIFVFITFGGIGFIQGIHTTIL; from the coding sequence ATGACAAACATAGAAGCCATATTTATCTGGATAGCCCTTTATATCTATTTCTCAAGCTTTATCGCCTTTCTCTGGGGATTTGTCTTCAAGAAGGAGAAGCCTGTTATATGGGGCTGGCGGTTGGCCCTCATAGGTTATTTGCCCCACAACATCAGCATGATCATAAGATGGGTCGAGACAGGGCATGCGCCGGTCATGCGTTCCTATGAAAATGCGACGCTCGGCGCCTGGTTTATTCTCCTGATCTACTTTACTATTCGTTGGCGGAGTAAAAAGCTGGAAATACTGGGCATTGCCATTGTTCCCATTATCTTGCTCATGATAGGCAACGGCATCATGTCAAAACCCTACCTGGAGCCCCTTTCACCTCCTTTCAGGAGCAACTGGCTCATACTTCATGTGCTTTTTGCCTGGATAGCCTATGGAACTTTCTGTATCATGGCGGCACTTGGTATGGTCTATTTGCTGAAGAGCAGGGCTTTAGCCGCTGGAAAGGAAATCCCTTTTTATGAACGCTTCCCCGATCTCAATATTTTGGATTACTTGCTTGTTAAGACAGCCATCTTCGGTTTTATCGCCCTCTCCGTAGGGGTTGGCGCCGGGGCCATATGGGCCTATGGTCTCTGGGGACGCTACTGGGGATGGGACCCCATAGAAACATGGTCGCTAATCACCTGGCTTGTTTATGCCATCTATATCCATCTCGGGGTGACCCTGGGATGGAAGGGAAAAAGAATGGCCTGGCTTGCCATTGTTTCCATCATATTCGTTTTTATCACTTTTGGGGGAATCGGCTTTATACAGGGAATTCATACGACGATTCTTTAA
- a CDS encoding response regulator translates to MKTKQILLVDDSHFFMQAMKEFLTRSGLEVLTAASGRETLKLLNNHTPHVILMDFHLSDISGDACCRQIKTNKATGRIPLIMLTTAGNSESIEMSRSAGCDDCLEKPLDKMALLTKVKRYMEVPTREHRRVPICVPVNYSCGKGECDGIIFCISEGGMFIKGEAILERGTSIKIRFAIPEITSQLEVAGVVAWNTDERLHQPTRIAPGFGVRFTALDDNAIEAIKRYVGLGDYLL, encoded by the coding sequence ATGAAAACAAAGCAAATTTTACTTGTTGACGACTCCCATTTTTTCATGCAGGCCATGAAGGAATTTCTCACAAGGTCCGGCCTTGAAGTTCTCACTGCCGCCAGCGGGCGGGAGACACTTAAACTTCTCAATAATCATACTCCCCATGTTATTCTCATGGACTTTCATTTAAGTGACATAAGCGGTGATGCCTGTTGCAGGCAGATAAAGACAAACAAGGCTACCGGCAGAATTCCCCTCATCATGCTTACGACGGCGGGAAACAGTGAAAGTATTGAAATGAGCAGAAGCGCCGGCTGTGATGACTGCCTTGAAAAGCCCCTCGATAAAATGGCGCTTCTTACCAAGGTAAAGCGATACATGGAAGTGCCCACGAGGGAGCACAGGCGCGTGCCTATCTGTGTTCCTGTCAACTATAGCTGCGGCAAGGGGGAATGTGACGGCATAATCTTCTGCATCAGTGAAGGTGGCATGTTTATCAAGGGGGAAGCCATTCTCGAAAGGGGAACGAGTATCAAGATCCGTTTTGCCATTCCCGAGATTACCTCTCAACTGGAAGTTGCAGGCGTTGTGGCCTGGAATACGGATGAGAGACTGCACCAGCCCACACGGATTGCCCCCGGATTCGGCGTCAGGTTTACTGCCCTTGATGATAATGCAATTGAAGCCATAAAGCGATATGTGGGGCTGGGCGATTACCTTCTCTAG
- a CDS encoding cytochrome c biogenesis protein ResB, giving the protein MKFIKKSWDFLGSRKLSVFIFVMAIVYYLLLYAFSLVVPDWWLANLSKLLPYKVLYLLFVINLVICEIKWIPAVLRRCKKPAPPASPEDLKRFRDKSELAEDSVNAKAFASYLKKRLYTVSEGKRHGELSPGAENPFLLYAYGGRFSPLGNVMFHIAFILILTGIYVSLQYRFEGKVYLVEGQKFTGTYGEYAQLHAAPGADFMKTPFLVKDIKTDFWGSHLLFTDLRADITSGEKTFPVWLSKAGSIDGYRITIEELNYTASYILSDKNGRLADQGAVNLANFGPGSFDSFQIPGFPYKISLSIYPDAVLSEGMLVNRSMNLNNPASQVKVVKNKRLLYSGVVKGGQPLFFDDYKLSFPKISYNGAFSIVRDPGLRWIIASFFMMITGLVWRMIFCRNEVALVQGEGKVFIYTRSDYYPVTFKGKCSKVAMTKGRAS; this is encoded by the coding sequence ATGAAGTTCATCAAAAAAAGCTGGGATTTTCTCGGTTCCCGTAAGCTTTCTGTTTTTATCTTTGTTATGGCAATTGTTTATTACCTTCTGCTTTATGCTTTCAGTCTTGTCGTTCCTGACTGGTGGCTTGCTAACCTGAGCAAACTTCTGCCTTATAAAGTGCTCTATCTTCTCTTTGTTATTAATCTTGTCATTTGTGAAATTAAATGGATCCCCGCTGTTTTGCGGCGTTGTAAAAAACCTGCCCCCCCGGCTTCGCCTGAGGACCTGAAAAGGTTCAGAGACAAATCGGAACTGGCGGAGGATTCAGTAAATGCCAAAGCGTTTGCATCCTATCTGAAAAAAAGATTATACACCGTTAGTGAAGGGAAGCGTCATGGTGAACTGTCTCCAGGGGCTGAAAATCCCTTTTTGCTTTACGCTTATGGCGGCAGATTTTCACCACTTGGCAATGTCATGTTTCATATTGCTTTTATACTCATTCTTACAGGCATTTACGTCAGCCTTCAGTACCGTTTTGAAGGAAAGGTGTATCTCGTTGAGGGGCAAAAGTTTACCGGCACATATGGTGAATATGCACAACTCCATGCGGCGCCCGGCGCGGATTTTATGAAAACACCTTTTCTGGTAAAAGATATAAAAACGGATTTCTGGGGAAGCCATCTCCTGTTTACCGATCTCAGGGCAGACATTACATCCGGTGAAAAGACATTCCCCGTGTGGCTTAGCAAGGCAGGAAGCATTGATGGTTACCGTATTACCATAGAGGAGCTAAATTATACGGCAAGCTATATTTTGAGCGACAAAAACGGCAGATTGGCGGACCAGGGGGCCGTCAATCTTGCCAACTTCGGACCGGGGTCCTTCGATTCGTTTCAGATACCGGGCTTTCCCTATAAAATATCGCTTTCCATTTATCCCGATGCCGTTTTGTCGGAAGGCATGCTCGTCAACCGGTCTATGAACCTTAATAACCCGGCCAGCCAGGTGAAGGTGGTAAAAAACAAGCGGCTCCTCTATTCAGGAGTAGTCAAGGGGGGACAGCCCCTGTTTTTTGATGATTATAAACTCTCTTTTCCAAAAATCAGTTATAATGGTGCATTCAGCATCGTCAGGGACCCGGGCTTGCGGTGGATTATTGCGTCATTTTTTATGATGATCACGGGGCTTGTCTGGCGGATGATTTTTTGCAGGAATGAAGTGGCGCTGGTGCAGGGTGAAGGCAAGGTCTTCATCTATACCCGGTCGGACTATTATCCCGTTACATTTAAGGGAAAATGTAGTAAAGTTGCAATGACAAAGGGGAGAGCATCATAA
- a CDS encoding cytochrome c biogenesis protein ResB, whose protein sequence is MPIAPLTKRIVSFFLSRKVAITLLVLMTALLVLSSQLPDINMMDEEMRLFYQKERSFSYNFSKTFGGTGIISSPWFYVLPAFIFLSTLICTIERLIRRKKKDPGFWGSMIFHAGLLTIIVAAMITKITLFEGEVLLTEGYSFPLGREGYLRILREPESGIELPEGSITMTRYANIYQGEFAIDHEASVTIDRGDIPFETVIKVNHPLKIDGLQYTLHKYGFAPAFVVKGDKGEVLVDAFINLVVVKGKEDSFEVPGKNTMIYVRFHPDFEMTDKGPRSKSRLPNNPVVAVKVKRWGKESKFQHIKMGSSANIMGYHISFPELKYWAHFLVKRDQGIPVFIVAFFLVVGGLSMRFLTMKRNVKGEAGKA, encoded by the coding sequence ATGCCGATAGCGCCATTAACTAAAAGAATTGTCTCCTTTTTTCTGTCAAGAAAGGTAGCGATTACGCTGCTTGTTCTCATGACGGCGCTTCTTGTATTGTCATCTCAATTGCCCGATATTAACATGATGGATGAAGAGATGCGGCTCTTTTACCAGAAAGAGCGTTCCTTTTCCTACAACTTTTCAAAAACCTTTGGCGGTACGGGAATTATATCTTCCCCCTGGTTTTACGTTCTGCCTGCCTTTATATTTCTCAGCACCCTCATCTGTACCATTGAAAGGTTGATAAGGCGCAAGAAAAAAGACCCTGGTTTCTGGGGCTCAATGATATTTCATGCCGGGCTCCTTACCATTATTGTTGCCGCCATGATCACGAAAATTACCCTCTTCGAGGGGGAGGTGCTTCTTACGGAAGGTTATAGCTTTCCCCTTGGACGGGAAGGTTATCTCAGGATATTACGGGAACCTGAAAGCGGTATTGAACTGCCCGAAGGAAGCATTACCATGACAAGGTATGCAAACATTTACCAGGGGGAATTTGCCATCGACCATGAGGCGAGCGTTACCATCGACAGGGGGGACATTCCTTTTGAGACCGTTATCAAGGTCAATCATCCCCTCAAAATTGACGGCCTTCAATATACGCTTCATAAATATGGCTTTGCTCCTGCTTTTGTCGTAAAGGGTGACAAAGGGGAGGTACTCGTCGATGCTTTTATTAACCTTGTCGTTGTCAAGGGAAAGGAAGATTCCTTTGAAGTGCCGGGAAAGAATACGATGATCTACGTCAGGTTTCATCCTGACTTTGAAATGACGGATAAAGGTCCCCGCAGCAAGTCCCGGCTTCCCAATAATCCTGTTGTTGCCGTCAAAGTCAAACGATGGGGCAAGGAATCAAAATTCCAGCACATTAAAATGGGAAGCTCGGCCAATATTATGGGCTATCATATTAGCTTTCCCGAACTGAAATACTGGGCCCATTTTCTCGTAAAGAGAGATCAGGGTATTCCTGTCTTTATTGTCGCTTTTTTTCTTGTTGTGGGCGGGCTCTCTATGAGGTTTCTGACTATGAAGCGGAACGTCAAAGGGGAGGCAGGAAAAGCATAA
- a CDS encoding FG-GAP-like repeat-containing protein, whose product MKLHYLKYLKKKVFFPVFPFLLVIILTLLSSTSLAGDIFAPPVLYNLDDYSRDVEMGDFNGDGNNDLALLKRSGIVSVRLGKGDGTFGGTTDFTVPYGPWHMVVKDFSNDGVLDIAVISYIYSDALTILLGNGDGTFITHQEMNSGDHMQHSIISEDFNNDGETDLAIGNGSGVRLLSGNGDGTFTVNSQIDITPRRLNNLAAGDFNGDGNFDIFVANHNDFGHGPYILLGKGDYSFQVLDLYDRFPSIGSAVSVAAAGDDFNGDGKIDIAVASNSYGNALSLLPGNGDGTFQPSRKVISIYGGHHEVTTADMNCDGNRDIIVTSSFPATKIDVLFGNGDGTFLSADRYYTGGIYIHGMSVGDLNNDGNVDIAVINLLSQTLSILMNTGIACIPQITADAGSVQIVEQTSPAGADVLLDGSASWGDNLTYEWTWPGGSATGISPTVTLPAGVTEVTLTVSDGNSLDRDTVLITVEDTIAPSSSALINGVPGNAGWYLSDVNVSIFAADSGSGVKEIRYRVNSGVEQVVSGTRAALTLSSEGAFTVSYRAVDNAGNVGTINTVSGNIDKIPPALTIISPTASDYPISQTIIIDYMVSDTGSGLLSSSASLDGVALNQGQAVTLYSLAPGSHTFSLTANDVAGNSITQNITFSITVTSDSLSELIDILYAIGEIDNKGMATSLKQQAQKGRTNALLNHIDAQADKHISTDGADILRRAVSALQ is encoded by the coding sequence ATGAAATTACATTATTTGAAATATTTAAAGAAAAAAGTTTTTTTTCCGGTTTTTCCTTTTCTGCTTGTGATTATCCTGACATTACTTAGCAGCACATCACTGGCAGGCGACATTTTTGCGCCACCTGTTTTATACAATCTGGACGATTATTCACGGGATGTGGAAATGGGTGATTTTAATGGTGATGGAAATAATGATTTGGCGCTGCTTAAGCGCTCGGGAATAGTATCCGTACGTCTTGGAAAGGGTGACGGTACCTTTGGAGGGACGACCGACTTCACAGTTCCCTACGGTCCGTGGCACATGGTTGTGAAAGATTTTAGCAATGACGGCGTCCTGGATATAGCGGTTATTTCCTATATTTATTCCGATGCTTTGACTATTCTGCTTGGAAATGGTGACGGAACATTTATTACCCATCAAGAAATGAATAGCGGCGACCATATGCAACATTCTATCATTTCTGAAGACTTTAATAATGACGGCGAGACAGATCTGGCGATTGGAAACGGGTCAGGAGTGCGTTTATTATCAGGTAATGGAGATGGGACTTTCACCGTTAACAGTCAGATTGACATTACACCGCGAAGATTGAATAATTTGGCTGCCGGCGATTTCAATGGTGACGGCAATTTTGATATTTTTGTCGCTAATCATAACGATTTCGGCCATGGCCCATATATTTTGCTGGGAAAGGGCGACTATTCCTTCCAGGTATTAGATCTTTATGATAGATTCCCATCAATTGGGAGCGCTGTAAGCGTTGCCGCTGCCGGGGATGATTTTAACGGTGATGGAAAAATTGATATTGCAGTAGCGTCAAATTCTTACGGCAACGCGCTTTCTTTGCTTCCGGGAAATGGTGACGGCACTTTTCAACCAAGCCGTAAAGTGATTTCTATCTATGGTGGTCACCACGAGGTGACTACAGCAGACATGAATTGTGATGGTAATCGAGACATTATTGTAACCTCCTCCTTTCCTGCTACAAAAATTGACGTGCTCTTTGGTAACGGCGATGGGACTTTTTTATCAGCCGACAGGTATTATACAGGCGGTATTTATATTCATGGCATGTCTGTGGGGGACCTTAACAATGACGGGAATGTGGATATCGCCGTTATTAATTTATTATCCCAGACTTTGTCAATTTTGATGAATACAGGTATTGCCTGCATCCCGCAAATTACGGCAGACGCCGGGTCCGTCCAGATTGTGGAGCAAACCTCACCAGCCGGCGCCGACGTTCTTCTTGACGGATCTGCTTCATGGGGAGACAATCTGACCTATGAGTGGACATGGCCCGGAGGTTCCGCTACCGGAATCAGTCCAACGGTCACGCTTCCTGCCGGAGTGACTGAAGTGACTCTTACGGTATCAGATGGCAATAGTCTGGATAGGGATACCGTTCTTATTACCGTAGAAGACACAATTGCCCCGTCAAGCTCCGCTCTCATAAACGGTGTTCCTGGAAATGCCGGCTGGTACCTTTCGGATGTTAACGTTAGCATTTTTGCAGCAGATTCAGGTTCCGGCGTTAAAGAGATACGCTATCGGGTGAACAGCGGTGTTGAGCAAGTTGTATCAGGAACGAGGGCAGCTTTAACCCTGTCTTCGGAAGGTGCCTTCACTGTTTCTTACAGGGCCGTTGATAATGCGGGAAATGTAGGGACCATCAATACTGTATCGGGAAATATTGATAAAATACCCCCTGCTCTTACAATTATTAGTCCAACAGCAAGCGATTATCCCATCTCTCAAACAATAATTATTGATTACATGGTTTCCGATACAGGTTCCGGACTTCTATCTTCTTCCGCAAGCCTTGACGGCGTTGCCCTTAACCAGGGTCAGGCAGTGACGCTGTACAGTTTAGCGCCCGGGAGCCATACTTTTTCCTTAACAGCTAATGATGTGGCAGGCAACTCGATTACACAAAATATCACCTTTAGTATAACAGTAACTTCTGATTCACTTTCAGAGCTTATCGATATTCTTTATGCCATAGGTGAAATTGACAACAAAGGAATGGCAACCAGTCTCAAGCAGCAAGCACAAAAGGGCCGGACAAATGCCCTTTTAAATCATATCGATGCGCAGGCTGACAAGCATATTTCCACTGATGGGGCAGATATTTTAAGAAGGGCTGTCAGCGCTCTTCAGTAA